Proteins encoded by one window of Lepisosteus oculatus isolate fLepOcu1 chromosome 18, fLepOcu1.hap2, whole genome shotgun sequence:
- the LOC102683627 gene encoding LOW QUALITY PROTEIN: ribonuclease inhibitor (The sequence of the model RefSeq protein was modified relative to this genomic sequence to represent the inferred CDS: substituted 1 base at 1 genomic stop codon), with the protein MHPNCKLKTLRMVKCGLTKRCCEDLVSALQSQYSTLKELDLSENNLGDXGMKLLSAALRDSKCKLETLRMGSCGLTEKCCEGLASAVRSPHNRELSLSENKLGDSGVKLLSAALRDPDCKLTALWMLSCGLTKKCCKDVASVIQSRHSSLRKLDFSYNDLGDSGMKLLTAALKDPNCKLETLE; encoded by the exons ATGCatcccaactgtaaattaaaaacactaAG GATGGTGAAATGTGGACTGACAAAGCGATGCTGTGAAGATCTGGTCTCTGCTCTTCAGTCTCAATACTCCACTCTGAAAGAGCTGGATCTGAGTGAGAACAACCTAGGGGATTAAGGGATGAAACTGttgtctgcagctctgagggatTCTAAATGTAAATTAGAAACATTAAG gatgGGAAGCTGTGGACTAACAGAGAAATGTTGTGAAGGTCTGGCCTCTGCTGTTCGGTCACCTCACAACAGAGAGCTGAGCCTGAGTGAAAATAAGCTGGGGGATTCAGGAGTAAAACTGttgtctgcagctctgagggatCCCGACTGTAAATTAACAGCACTGTG GATGCTGAGCTGTGGACTAACAAAGAAATGTTGTAAGGATGTGGCCTCTGTTATTCAGTCACGACACTCCAGTCTGCGAAAGCTGGATTTCAGTTACAATGACCTGGGGGATTCAGGAATGAAACTGTTGACTGCAGCTCTGAAggatcccaactgtaaattagAAACACTGGAGTAA